TGTCTGCAAACTTTGGAGAATAAAGAAGTGCAGGGCTGGCTTTTTTAAGTTTTTCAAAGTTTTCAGTAGCAATTCTGTTTCTTACTACCTTATCATCTTTGGTCAAACCTTTTTTTTGTTCAGCTTCAGTCAATTCAAAAGGGACAATATCCAAAAGTGACACTTCCACACCGATGTTGGCGAAGTGAGCTGCGATACCGCTACCCATAATTCCTGAACCAAGAACCGTTACATGTTTGATTCTTCTTTTCATATGTAAATTTTTATTTTTTATAAGGTCGTATGTAACCATACGGTTTCATGATAATTTATTTTCTGTTATTTAAAAGTTCATTGGCTATTTTCATGATCTCCGTCATGACCTCCTTAAAGGTTTCCAATCTCTCCGGAGCAATCTTTTCCATCACCTTTTTATTAAAGTTGACGACAACTTCTTTTGACATGTTTCTGGAGTTTAATCCTTTATCTGTAAGTTTGATGATCACCTCTCTTTTATCAGTGGTGGTCTTTTCCTTATAAATATATCCGTTGTCTTCAAGAAGTTTGATGATTCTCGTTAAGGAAGTAGGCTCTATGGCCATCTTGGGTCCAAGATTGGTACTTCGTGTTCCTTCCTTGGGATCAATTTTAAGAAGGGTGAGGGCTTGCACAGCTGTGGAATCGTGTTCCTGAGCCAGTTCTGTGTACATTTTTGAAACAGCCAACCAGGTCTGCTTCAAAATTAAATCTACGTTTTCTATTTTTTCCTTATTATTATCCATCATTTTTGCGCTAATGGTTTTACCCAAATTTAGTAAATATTATGCATGCATAGTATTTATTAACGTTAAATTTTGTTAATAAGCTGATAATAAACAGATTAAATTATATGAGTAGCATAATACTATGCATGCATAGTATATGAAATAATCAAATAAAACCTCAGATTAATAAATGTTTGCAACGAAATTGATGATTTCTTCAAAAGATTCATATTGGTGTAATGCGGAATCATTAGTAATTACCCAAAAGTTGTCCCTAAACTCAAAATTTAGGAAAGAAAGGTCCTTTTGAAAGTTTTTTTGAAGCAAAGAATACAGCATTTCTTTCTGAACCTGGGGTGCAGAGATGTGCGGTGGAATAAAATTTTCGTGTATTTGGAATAATGAAGCATTCGTAAGTTCATCATGCTGAAGTAAAACATCCTCAACAATTCCTGTATGCAGCTCGGTATTTTTCACATACCAGATCTTGTCTGCAAATTCCTTAGCCAGCCTCCAGTCGTGGGAAGAAAACAATATCAGTTTATTTTGTTCCTTGGCTAATCTTCTCAACGTTTTAAGAATAATGATTTTATTTTTTTCATCCAGATGGGTTGTTGGTTCATCCAAAATAATAATAGGAGAGTTCTGAGTGATAGCCCTTCCTATGAATGCTTTCTGAAGATTTCCATCTGAAAGATTTTTAAGCAAAGTATATCTGTACTGATTCAAATCCAGTTCCTCAATAATATGAGCAACTTCATCACGGTCTTCTTTTTTCAGTTCAAAATAAAAAGGGTAGTAGATATATTTTCCCAATGATATAAGGTCTTCAACCGTATAATGCTGGGGGATAACCGATTTTGAAAAGACAATCGCTATATTTTCTGCAATTTCCTTTACGGAAATTTTTTTTACATTTTTTCCATTAATCAAAATCTCACCATCTAATAAAGGGATTTGATGAAGAACAGATTTAATTAAAGTAGTTTTCCCAACACCGTTATTTCCAATCAATAAGCATACATCTCCAAGCTTCAAACTTGCATTAGCATTTGAAATTAAAGTTTTATTGTAACCAATATTTGCTTGTTTGATTTGTAGGTGCATATTGAGGATTCGTTAGGTGCAAAATGTTTTACAAAAATACTATTTTTAGGATTCAAAGAATTTGACTTTATCAAATTTTATGTGTTTTCATCTTATAGACCATTTACAATCCTTGTTACTCCATTTTTGAAGACATCAGATTGAAAGTTAAGTAACAGCCCTAGCTTACAGCCGGTCATTTTTAAATAAGTTAAAAGTTGTGCTTTATGAGTTGGAGCTATGTAGTCGACGGTTTTTATTTCTAAAATGACTTTATTTTCTAAAATTATATCAAGCCTAAAAGCATTTTCAATTCTTAATTCTTCATAAATGATAGGAAGCAGTTTTTGTTTTTCTATTGAAAATCCTGATTTTGTTAATTCATAAAACATACATTCTTCATAAACATGCTCAAACAAGCCCGCTCCAAGCTTTTTATGAATTTTTAATCCTGTTTCAAAAACGATTTTTGATAATTCATTTTCTGTCATTTGTGGTTTTTTGTTGAATCTAAATATATGAATTGTTGCTTAATAATTGTGAGATCGAAGACTGTAATCTATGATGTATAAGAAAATTAAAAACCTTCAGAAAGTGTGAGTATAGTTTTTTGTTGGAAAGCGCAAAGGCGCAAAGGTTTGTAATACATTGTGTATATTTTTAAGGCGCAAGAAAATCAAAGATTTTCAGCAAATGTGAGTGTAATTTTAGGATTTAAATATGCCGTTTTCAATTTTATTGAAGATAAAATCCTTGCACCTTAAAAAAGTTATAAATCAAAAAATAACCTTGCGCCATTGCGCTTTCCAACAAAAAAATTATACTTTATTCTGCCTCAAAAGCATCACAAGAATTACGGGAATTCCAAATACAGAACTTATCACATTCAATGGGATCTGTGTTTTTTCTGCAATCACAGAGAAGAACAGCATGATTAGCATTCCCAGAAACATGTTAAGGATCCACTGTTGCCATAATTTTGAGGGATTGTAGATCAATCTGCAGAAATGAGGAACAATAATCCCTATAAATAAGATAGGTCCCAAAAATGCTGTAATAGAAGCTGAAAGTAGGGAAGAAGCTACTATAATCAGTAGTTTTAATTGTTTTAAATTCACTCCTAGACTCTGTGCATAAGATGTTCCCAGGGAATTTCCAATTAAGGGTTTTACGGATTTAAAGCAGAAAAATAATCCTATTAATACTAAGATTGATAAAACATAGATCTGATTTCTGGTGACCATATTATTGGCTCCAAATGACCATAAAATGTAATTCTTCAGGCTTTGGTTTTCAGCATAGAACTGTAGCAGAGACACTATTGCCCCCGCAAAGGCAGATACCAGAAACCCGAAAATAATAAGATATGACTTGTCCTGAAATTTGTTTGACATTGATAAGAGCACCAGCATTAGGCCGAGGCCTCCACCAACAGCAGATAAACTAAGGAAACTGTTCTGTAAAAATTCAGGAAGAAGAATATTGTGTGAGAAAAATATGTAGAATGCTACCGATAAACTGGCTACAGACGTAATCCCCAAAATATCAGGTCCAGCCAGTGGGTTTTGGAAATATTCCTGCATTAGAAATCCTGAAGTGGGGATTGAAATTCCTGCCAGAATCATCACCAAAACACGATTTATACGGATTTCAGCAATCTGGCTTTGAGCAGAATCCTGAAAGAAATCCTGTAAGCTTAAACTCAAAAATCCTGTATTCAGATTAATGACTGCACTTACAATAATTGCAATGACTAATAATAAACACAGGATTTTAAATCTTTTTGACATTATTCAGAAAGAGTTCTGTATGTTTTTACTTTAAAAAAGCATCAATTTTAGAATTCAATACTTCTTCCGTCATCATTCCCAGATATTCATCTGTCTGATTTCCTTTTCTCATGAAAGTAAACGGAATTGAACCTCCATTCCATTGCTTGAAATTCTTGGAGAAGAAATTTTGATCCAACTTTTGACCATCCAGTAAAATAACATTCGCACCAAGATTATTTTCTACAACGAAATCTTTAACTGCGGTATCCCAATCATTTTTATCATCAAGGTTTACGAAAGTGAATTTTACAGGTTTATCCTTTAATTCCTGCATTTTATTTTTGAAACTCGGTATTTCTTTCATACAAGGGCCACACCATGTTGCAAAAAAGTTAGTTACATATAAAGTATCATTATTTTTGGCTAAGTGTAGACCTACATTTTCAGGAGAAAGTTCTTTGGGGACATGCGTACTTCCTTGTGCTGTAGTATTTTGAGTTACAGAAAGAGAATCTGTAGTGGTAGTACCATCAGTCTTCGGGCTTTCTTTTTTGCAACTGTAAACTGCAGTCAGGATTAACATGGACAAAATTATCTTCTTCATAAATTATTTTTTATCTATTTTTGAATTGAAGTTATGGAACAACAAATCTATAAAGGGAAACTTATACAGTTTCATCCGTTAAAAATAGCGAAAAAGGTAGAGCTGACCAAAAATACTTTTTCTCTGGAGTTAGATATTCCGGAGAATTTGAAAGAAAACTTTAAGTTTGAAGCCGGGCAGTTTATAAGTGTTAAATTTCAATCCCGTGGTAAAGAGATTATTAATGATTATTCAATGACTTCTGCTCCTTACGAGGGAAAAATATGTCTGGGAATAAAGGTAAATTCTACTGAGGGAGACACTTTCCAATTGTTTAAGAACTACAATACAGGAGATGAACTTCTGATAAGTGAACCTGCCGGAAGATTTACTTTGGTATCTAAACCCAGTGAATTCAGAACAATTGTTGCGTTTGCTGCCGGCATTGGAATTACTCCTATTTTAAGCCATTTTAAAAATATTCTTCATAATGAACCCAGAACAAGATTGTTTTTGTTTTTTGGAAATAAAAGTTCGGATGATCTGATTTATCGAGATCAATTGGATAATCTTGCCAGAACCTGTGGTGACAGACTCCAGATTTTCTACTTTTTTTCACAGGAAAAAACTGCAGATCAGTTTTTCTATGGTAGATTGGATGAAAAGAAGTTAAATTTAATTATCAATCAAATTCTTCATTTGGATGATACGGATGAGGAGTCTACCATTTGGGATGCTGTGGATGAAGTTCTTATCTGTGGAAAGGGAGAAATGATTAAAACATTGGCAAATGCTTGTTACCACCATGGAATTCCGAAAAGGAACATTCATTTTGAACTTTTTGAGGAGTATAATGATGATATTTATCCTGTAGAAAAAGAATTTCCAATTATTGAGAATATAGAGGTGGAATTTACCATGCTTGGAAAAAAATATACAGCTCAACTTCCTGATAATAAGGATAGAATTCTTCAACAGCTCTTGCTTCAAAAATTTCCAGTCCCTTATTCCTGCAAGTCCGGAATCTGCGGAAGCTGCGAATGTTCTTTAGAGGAGGGAGATGTGGAACTGTTAGAAAATGAGTATCTTACAGAAAAAGAAGAAAATCAAGGCCACATACTGGCTTGCATGTCTATTGTGAAAAGTAAAAAAATAAAGCTTAACTTTGATCTTAGTTGAGAATTATTAGGAACATATTTAATTTAGGTTTCATATCATTAGAATTGGGAATTTTAATGATATGCTTCTGTAATGTGTGGGTTTTTGGACTTACCAACGGACGTACCTATACTAAGATTTCTAAAATCCCCCCGAGAGAGATTGCTTTGGTGCTGGGAACTTCTCCAAAGATGAGATCCGGAGTTTCCAATCCTTATTTTACGAAAAGAATGGATGCAGCATCTCTTCTTTATCATCATGGGAAAATAAAAAAAATCATTGTAAGTGGCGAAAAAAGCAAAGGTTATAATGAACCTGCTGCCATGAAAAATTATTTGATCTACCAAGAAGGGGTTCCTGAAGATATTATTATTGAGGACCCGAAAGGATTCAATACCTATAAAAGTATTCTTCGTTGTAAGGATGTTTATAAAAAGAAAAATGTGATTATCGTTTCACAGGGATTCCATAACCTCCGAGCCTTATTTTTTGCAAGAAATAATGATATGAATGCATTGGGATTTGATGCGCAGGACGTCACAAAACCAGAAAGTTTCTACAGAAATCAGGCGAGAGAAATTCTCGCCCGTGTCATTGCTGTAGTTTATTTTATTCTTGGGGTTTCTCCGGATTAGAAAGGATATCCGAAGGCAAAGTTAACCGTAGGCTTGAAAGGCTGGAAGTTTTTAATTCTCCATCTGTCGCCTTCAGCTTTATTAGGATCATACATCTTATAAGCAAAGTCTAATCTGAATGTAATGTAGGCTACATTGATTCTTAAACCAAATCCACTACCAACACCAACCTGACCTAGGAATTTATTAAATTTAAATTCATCGCCGTAACCGTCATTATAATTACGAAGACTCCACGTATTCCCAATATCTGTAAATAATGCTCCCTCATACATTTTGTTGAAGGGGATTCTGTATTCAATATTGGTAGTAAGTTTTACGTTGTCCGTCATATAGGTACGTACTCTTTCATCTACCTGAGAATCTGCAGGACCTAATCCTCCAAATGCTACCCAAGCTCTGATGTCATTGGATCCTCCGTTAAAGTAAGACTTGATAATTGGCATGTCTTCAGAGTTTCCATACGGGATTCCAACTCCTACAAACTGACGAAGAACCAATGTCTGATTACCATTGAATTTAAAATATTTTCTGACGTCAATATCAAACTTTACAAATTGTGCATACGGAATTCCAAAGATGGTTCTTTGAGGAGATGTAACAAGTCCTCCACCATCATCTTTTTTATTGAATATGCTTAATAAATTACCCGCCAATTCAACTTTTCCGTTGAAATAAAATGCATTGGGATATTCTTTTTTTCCAATTTCATTATAAACGAAGTTATAGATCATGGAGGATATCAAAACATCCTGAGTCTGTCTGTCCTTATTCACCAAGGTCCCTCTGAATGCTGTTAAAAGATCAGTGCCTTTTTGGTCAAGTGAATTTCTGTAAGGTTCATTCTGTATTATTTTCTTAGAAACATCTTCAATACTCAATTTTCCATCTAAATAATCCTGATACTGTTGGTGGGTATCGGCATTAAAGGTAGAATAGTTCTCAAAAATATCAGCTCTGATTTTTTCATCATTGGGAAAGTAATCATAATAAGCATCCTTGTTCTTTGTTAAACTGATCTGCGTATTAAATAAAGTAAGTTTATGATATACCTGTTCATTAACATTTGCCTGATAATTTAATCCGGTATTAAAGTTAACTCTACCCAAGCCTATATTATTTTGAATGGAAGCTCCCAACAAAATGGAGGATGTAGGCGTATACCTTTTAGGCATAAATTTATAATAATTAAAAGGAAGTAACAACCTTGGGAAATTAAGGGATGCCTGAGCAGATATTTCGTAGGCTGTAGTTCTTTTATCAATGTCTTTTGTACTCCTGATAGATCCGAATGTTCCGGAAATACTGGTGAAAAGGTTTTCTGCCCCCCTGAATACGTTTCGGGTAGTAAGATCTACAGACGGTGATACCCCAAGATTTAATACCTGAGAGTAATTAACATCCGTACCCACTTTAAGTTCATACTTTGGAAGCGGTTTCAATACATATAAAACATCCACAATGCTGTCATTAGGAGAAGACATTCCACCTTGTCTTAAGGAGTCTCTTGCCTTTACAATGCTAAAATTGTTCATAGACATAAGATTCCTTTTGGTGACATCCAGTTTCTTTTGGTCAAAAACCTGTTTGCTGTCAGCAATAATTGCTCTCCATAAAGATGATGTTTTGTAATTATTGTTCATCTTATGGAATCTTATCCTTCTTAAGCTATCCTTAACCGTGTTTTTAGGATAATCACCGGGTTCATCTACAATGGCAACATCTATGTTTCCAAAAGTAGCAACCTTATAAGGGGTATCCAGAGAATCTTTATGAATTTCCAGGGTAAGAGGAACCTGCTTTTTACTTTTCAAAGAGTCTGCCACAAAATAAACCTCGTCATTGGATGCATTAAATTTATAATATCCAAATTCCCTCATCAGGTCAGTAATTCTTGTTACCTCTCTTTCAAGGGTTGTCTGATCAAGAATCTGGCCAGATCTTATGAAGCTTCTATTGAGGTTGTGGGTATAATATCCTTTAATTCCCAGATCCGGAATATTGTAATAATAATCCTTGATGCGGGTAGGTTCGTTATGCTTAACAAAATAATTTACTTCTGCTTTTTTAGATGCAGAATCCAGATCATGTCTGTATTTTACCTCGGCATCCCAAAATCCTCGGTACGTTAATCTTTTTTTGATGGACTCTGCACTTTTTTCACTTCTGGTTTGATCCAGTATGGAAGGAGGGGATCCCCAACTATGTAACAGACGGTCAAAGAAAAGGTTTTTTCCGACACTATTTTTCATGTTATACTTAATGAATAATGAATCCCTTAGTTTTTGATTTCTCATTTCACCAGGGTAGGTCATGTATTCATTAAGGATTGTGTCGTATTTGGGATTGGCCATATTGTAAAACATTAGGCCAAGTGGCATAAAAAGAACTTGCTTTTTATTGGGCTTTTGCTGAACGTAATCTTTCAGTTCCTCATCGAAGAATTCTTTCTTATCTTCGAACTCAAACTTGTTCTTAGTAAGGAGATATTCACCGTCCGGAACTTTTTTTGTCGTACTACAAGCATAAAGGAGACCAACAAATGTTGCAAATGAGATAATTTTATAATATTTTTGAGGAGAATTCTTATAATGCTTACAGCTCATACAATAAAAGTTTTACAATCTTTAGATAAAAAGAAGTTCAGACAAAAATACAATTTGTTTTTGGTTGAAGGTAATAAAATCATTTGTGAACTTTTTAATTCTAACTTTAAAGTTAAAGAAATATTATCAACCGATCCACAAAAATTGGACCGTACCGATATCCCTGTGACTCATATCTCTGAAAATGAGTTAAAAAAAATTAGTTTTCTTAAAACCCCAAAAGACTCTGTTGCCGTGTGTTATTTGGCAGAGGAAGAAACTTGGGAGGATAAGAATATACAACTTGTTTTGGATGGTATCCAAGATCCGGGGAATTTAGGAACCATTATCCGATTGGCAGACTGGTTTGGAATAGAACAGATTATTTGCAGTGAAGATACTGTGGATTTTTATAATCCAAAGGTGATTCAGGCTACCATGGGATCATTCACAAGGGTAAATATGGTTTATACAGACCTTGTGGAGTATCTTTCTAAAACGGAAAATGTGAATATCGGAACGGATATGGATGGCGAAAACCTCTATACTTTTGATAAGCCTGAAAAAATTAATCTGATCTTAGGAAACGAAGGAAACGGAATGAGGCCCGAAACGGAAAAGCTTTTACAAAAATGCATCACTATTCCAAGGTTTGGAAAAGCCCAGTCTACAGAAAGCCTGAATGTATCAATGGCGGCCGGGATTATTTTAGGACAGTTATTTTCAAAATAGAAATTTAGATATTAGAAGCTAGAAGTCAGATGCTATCAATAGATTCATCCTAACCTCTAGCTTCTAACTTCTATATAAGCTGTTCCATACTGGAAACGCTTTTGTTTTTCTGGTATTCTTCCAGTTTTTTTCTCACAAATTTCAAGGCAATAGGAGCCAGGTATATCAAAGCTACGCCTACAAGTTTGTTCTTCCAGTTAGAGCTTTTCATGTTCTTTTTGGCATAGTTACCTACAATTGCTGTAACGCCCAGCTTAACGAGGCTATCTGCAATATTCCCCTTGAATGCAGTATTGGCAAGTCCTACAGCTGTATTTTTACTAATTAATAGATCCTTTACTTCTGAGGTAAGTTGCTTAGCAATGACATCCTTTCTTAAAACGACTTTTTCGTCACCATCTTCATCCACTTTTTCCTGAAGATACTGATCACTCAATCCATTGGTAAATGCACTAAGGCTTTCCTTTGTATTCTTAAAGGTAAGAAGGTTCTCCAAATCATTTATTTCCCCCTGAAGCAGTTTTTTCTTTCTTCTTAGCTCTTCTATGCTTTCGTATTTTCTGCTCATGGTTTAATGATTTAAAAATTTAATAACCTGGTCTGCAACAGTATTGACAATTTTATTTTTGAATGAAATAACAAAGGCCATTACAACAGCGTAAAATGCTGCAACAATTAGGAACCCGTAAGAATAATTATCCAATGCTTTCCCGATAAGAAATGCAATTCCAAAGTTGAAAAGGATAATAAAAAAAGCAAAAGCAACAAGCAGTACTACAAAGTAGGTAATGAGCCCGGCAGAAAGAGAAGACTTTTCAGTAGCTTCAATTTTCAGAAGATCTATTCTCTTCGAGGCGTATTCTTTAATAGTTTCTATCATTGTTTTTTTTTAAAGTTACAAAAAAAGGAACTTTCGCACAAAAGTTCCTTTCTGTAATTTACTTAAAAAAGATAAATTACTTATTTTTTAAGATCGTTTAATTCTGCCTCTACATCTTTTACTACATCTGCAGTTTTAGAAACAATCTGATCTTTGTATTTATCATACCCGTCTTTCATGGTATGTGCTACGTTGCTTGCTGTTTCCTTGAAAGTAGAAGAGATATTACCATATTGGTCTTTCACTTTTTCAGAAACTTCTCCGTATTTATCTTTAGCCTGATCTTTTAAATCATTAGCCTTATTCTTAATTTTTTTTCTCGTTTCTTTTCCTTCTTCAGGAGCATATAACATTCCTAAGATTACACCTGCTGCAGCACCTGCAAGAAGTCCCGCTAATATACCTGCTGTATTTTTTCCGTTTTTAGACATTATAAGTTTTTTAATAGTTAATAATAGATTAGTTTTTACACTGATAAAACTTGCAATTTGTATACCAAAGGAGGTTTTATTCTTATTAAAAATTGTTAAATCTTTTCAATGTAAGAAAGAATAAGTTCAATGGTTTCCTCCTTTGTTAATTCGGAATTGTCAATAATAATAGCGTCGTCAGCCTGCTTCAGTGGGGCAATTTCACGCTCACTGTCAATTTTATCTCTTTCGATAAGATTTTGCTTTACCTGTTCTTTATCAGCTTCAATTCCAAGT
This genomic interval from Chryseobacterium joostei contains the following:
- a CDS encoding ABC transporter ATP-binding protein, with protein sequence MHLQIKQANIGYNKTLISNANASLKLGDVCLLIGNNGVGKTTLIKSVLHQIPLLDGEILINGKNVKKISVKEIAENIAIVFSKSVIPQHYTVEDLISLGKYIYYPFYFELKKEDRDEVAHIIEELDLNQYRYTLLKNLSDGNLQKAFIGRAITQNSPIIILDEPTTHLDEKNKIIILKTLRRLAKEQNKLILFSSHDWRLAKEFADKIWYVKNTELHTGIVEDVLLQHDELTNASLFQIHENFIPPHISAPQVQKEMLYSLLQKNFQKDLSFLNFEFRDNFWVITNDSALHQYESFEEIINFVANIY
- a CDS encoding MarR family winged helix-turn-helix transcriptional regulator translates to MDNNKEKIENVDLILKQTWLAVSKMYTELAQEHDSTAVQALTLLKIDPKEGTRSTNLGPKMAIEPTSLTRIIKLLEDNGYIYKEKTTTDKREVIIKLTDKGLNSRNMSKEVVVNFNKKVMEKIAPERLETFKEVMTEIMKIANELLNNRK
- a CDS encoding ferredoxin--NADP reductase; this translates as MEQQIYKGKLIQFHPLKIAKKVELTKNTFSLELDIPENLKENFKFEAGQFISVKFQSRGKEIINDYSMTSAPYEGKICLGIKVNSTEGDTFQLFKNYNTGDELLISEPAGRFTLVSKPSEFRTIVAFAAGIGITPILSHFKNILHNEPRTRLFLFFGNKSSDDLIYRDQLDNLARTCGDRLQIFYFFSQEKTADQFFYGRLDEKKLNLIINQILHLDDTDEESTIWDAVDEVLICGKGEMIKTLANACYHHGIPKRNIHFELFEEYNDDIYPVEKEFPIIENIEVEFTMLGKKYTAQLPDNKDRILQQLLLQKFPVPYSCKSGICGSCECSLEEGDVELLENEYLTEKEENQGHILACMSIVKSKKIKLNFDLS
- a CDS encoding iron ABC transporter permease, whose amino-acid sequence is MSKRFKILCLLLVIAIIVSAVINLNTGFLSLSLQDFFQDSAQSQIAEIRINRVLVMILAGISIPTSGFLMQEYFQNPLAGPDILGITSVASLSVAFYIFFSHNILLPEFLQNSFLSLSAVGGGLGLMLVLLSMSNKFQDKSYLIIFGFLVSAFAGAIVSLLQFYAENQSLKNYILWSFGANNMVTRNQIYVLSILVLIGLFFCFKSVKPLIGNSLGTSYAQSLGVNLKQLKLLIIVASSLLSASITAFLGPILFIGIIVPHFCRLIYNPSKLWQQWILNMFLGMLIMLFFSVIAEKTQIPLNVISSVFGIPVILVMLLRQNKV
- the tamL gene encoding translocation and assembly module lipoprotein TamL, whose amino-acid sequence is MSCKHYKNSPQKYYKIISFATFVGLLYACSTTKKVPDGEYLLTKNKFEFEDKKEFFDEELKDYVQQKPNKKQVLFMPLGLMFYNMANPKYDTILNEYMTYPGEMRNQKLRDSLFIKYNMKNSVGKNLFFDRLLHSWGSPPSILDQTRSEKSAESIKKRLTYRGFWDAEVKYRHDLDSASKKAEVNYFVKHNEPTRIKDYYYNIPDLGIKGYYTHNLNRSFIRSGQILDQTTLEREVTRITDLMREFGYYKFNASNDEVYFVADSLKSKKQVPLTLEIHKDSLDTPYKVATFGNIDVAIVDEPGDYPKNTVKDSLRRIRFHKMNNNYKTSSLWRAIIADSKQVFDQKKLDVTKRNLMSMNNFSIVKARDSLRQGGMSSPNDSIVDVLYVLKPLPKYELKVGTDVNYSQVLNLGVSPSVDLTTRNVFRGAENLFTSISGTFGSIRSTKDIDKRTTAYEISAQASLNFPRLLLPFNYYKFMPKRYTPTSSILLGASIQNNIGLGRVNFNTGLNYQANVNEQVYHKLTLFNTQISLTKNKDAYYDYFPNDEKIRADIFENYSTFNADTHQQYQDYLDGKLSIEDVSKKIIQNEPYRNSLDQKGTDLLTAFRGTLVNKDRQTQDVLISSMIYNFVYNEIGKKEYPNAFYFNGKVELAGNLLSIFNKKDDGGGLVTSPQRTIFGIPYAQFVKFDIDVRKYFKFNGNQTLVLRQFVGVGIPYGNSEDMPIIKSYFNGGSNDIRAWVAFGGLGPADSQVDERVRTYMTDNVKLTTNIEYRIPFNKMYEGALFTDIGNTWSLRNYNDGYGDEFKFNKFLGQVGVGSGFGLRINVAYITFRLDFAYKMYDPNKAEGDRWRIKNFQPFKPTVNFAFGYPF
- a CDS encoding phage holin family protein yields the protein MIETIKEYASKRIDLLKIEATEKSSLSAGLITYFVVLLVAFAFFIILFNFGIAFLIGKALDNYSYGFLIVAAFYAVVMAFVISFKNKIVNTVADQVIKFLNH
- a CDS encoding phosphoribosyl-ATP pyrophosphatase, producing MSRKYESIEELRRKKKLLQGEINDLENLLTFKNTKESLSAFTNGLSDQYLQEKVDEDGDEKVVLRKDVIAKQLTSEVKDLLISKNTAVGLANTAFKGNIADSLVKLGVTAIVGNYAKKNMKSSNWKNKLVGVALIYLAPIALKFVRKKLEEYQKNKSVSSMEQLI
- a CDS encoding YtxH domain-containing protein, with translation MSKNGKNTAGILAGLLAGAAAGVILGMLYAPEEGKETRKKIKNKANDLKDQAKDKYGEVSEKVKDQYGNISSTFKETASNVAHTMKDGYDKYKDQIVSKTADVVKDVEAELNDLKK
- a CDS encoding TrmH family RNA methyltransferase; this translates as MLTAHTIKVLQSLDKKKFRQKYNLFLVEGNKIICELFNSNFKVKEILSTDPQKLDRTDIPVTHISENELKKISFLKTPKDSVAVCYLAEEETWEDKNIQLVLDGIQDPGNLGTIIRLADWFGIEQIICSEDTVDFYNPKVIQATMGSFTRVNMVYTDLVEYLSKTENVNIGTDMDGENLYTFDKPEKINLILGNEGNGMRPETEKLLQKCITIPRFGKAQSTESLNVSMAAGIILGQLFSK
- a CDS encoding GxxExxY protein; translation: MTENELSKIVFETGLKIHKKLGAGLFEHVYEECMFYELTKSGFSIEKQKLLPIIYEELRIENAFRLDIILENKVILEIKTVDYIAPTHKAQLLTYLKMTGCKLGLLLNFQSDVFKNGVTRIVNGL
- a CDS encoding SanA/YdcF family protein; this translates as MICFCNVWVFGLTNGRTYTKISKIPPREIALVLGTSPKMRSGVSNPYFTKRMDAASLLYHHGKIKKIIVSGEKSKGYNEPAAMKNYLIYQEGVPEDIIIEDPKGFNTYKSILRCKDVYKKKNVIIVSQGFHNLRALFFARNNDMNALGFDAQDVTKPESFYRNQAREILARVIAVVYFILGVSPD
- a CDS encoding TlpA family protein disulfide reductase, which codes for MKKIILSMLILTAVYSCKKESPKTDGTTTTDSLSVTQNTTAQGSTHVPKELSPENVGLHLAKNNDTLYVTNFFATWCGPCMKEIPSFKNKMQELKDKPVKFTFVNLDDKNDWDTAVKDFVVENNLGANVILLDGQKLDQNFFSKNFKQWNGGSIPFTFMRKGNQTDEYLGMMTEEVLNSKIDAFLK